In Gammaproteobacteria bacterium, the sequence AATCACACAAAGAATCCGGTCAGACCCCTATTTAAACAGGCGGGTGTGGACGCCAATAGCGTAGCGGTCGGTCATGCCTGCGATGTAGTCAGCCACGACTCGGGCGCGGGCGCTGTCCGATACGGCGTTGCTGGCGCTGGCAGCGTGTTCGCGCGGCAGCAGGCCAGGGTTGCCGAAAAAAGCATCGAAAAGCGCATGAATAATACCGCGTGCTTTTTCGGTCATCTGCAGCACTTCATGGTGACGATAGAGCTCGTCGCGCAGAAAGGCTTTTAGGTCCAGGTGCCTGCCGCGGACGGCGTCGCTGAAGCCGATCAGCGTTGTGCCGTGGCCCCGGATATCGTCAATACTCGCCGGCCCTGCCGCCTCGATGTGCTGGCGGCTGTCAAAAATCACGTCGTTGACGACCTCGGCAATCATCCGGCGCACGGTTTCATGGATCTGACGGCGGTCCTGCAGGTTGGGGTGCAGTTCGCGCACCGTATCGTTGTGGTCGCAAAACAGCGGCACAGCGCGCAGCTGTTCCACGGTCAGCAGGCCGGAGCGCAGCCCGTCATCGACGTCGTGGTTGTTGTAGGCGATTTCATCAGCGATGTTGGCAAGCTGTGCTTCCAGCGACGGCTGGGTGCGCTCGAGAAAGCGCCGGCCAAGTTCGCCCAGCTCGCGGGCGTTGCGCGCGGAGCAGTGCTTGAGGATCCCCTCGCGCGCCTCGAAGGTGAGATTGAGCCCGGGAAAGTCGGCGTATTTTTCTTCCAGCTCGTCGACCACTCGCAGCGACTGCAGATTGTGCTCAAAGCCACCGTGGTCGCCCATACATTTGTTCAATGCCTCCTGGCCGGCATGGCCAAACGGCGTGTGGCCAAGATCGTGTGCCAGGCAAATAGTCTCGGTCAGATCTTCGTTGAGGCGCAGCGCACGGGCGATACTGCGCCCGATCTGGCTTACTTCAAGCGAGTGCGTCAACCGTGTCCGGTACAGGTCACCCTCGTGATTAACAAATACCTGTGTCTTGTACTCCAGCCGGCGAAACGCTGTCGAGTGCACGATACGGTCACGGTCACGCTGGAACGGGCTGCGCGTGTGCGCTGCCGTCTCGTCGTAGCGCCGCCCGAGCGAGTTGGCCTCGGTCACGGCGAAAACTGCCGGGCCGCTGGCCGGGTTCCAGTCGAATTCCGTGCTCACAGGTGGGCCCCGCGCAGCACTT encodes:
- a CDS encoding deoxyguanosinetriphosphate triphosphohydrolase; amino-acid sequence: MSTEFDWNPASGPAVFAVTEANSLGRRYDETAAHTRSPFQRDRDRIVHSTAFRRLEYKTQVFVNHEGDLYRTRLTHSLEVSQIGRSIARALRLNEDLTETICLAHDLGHTPFGHAGQEALNKCMGDHGGFEHNLQSLRVVDELEEKYADFPGLNLTFEAREGILKHCSARNARELGELGRRFLERTQPSLEAQLANIADEIAYNNHDVDDGLRSGLLTVEQLRAVPLFCDHNDTVRELHPNLQDRRQIHETVRRMIAEVVNDVIFDSRQHIEAAGPASIDDIRGHGTTLIGFSDAVRGRHLDLKAFLRDELYRHHEVLQMTEKARGIIHALFDAFFGNPGLLPREHAASASNAVSDSARARVVADYIAGMTDRYAIGVHTRLFK